Proteins from a genomic interval of Microbacterium imperiale:
- a CDS encoding LacI family DNA-binding transcriptional regulator: MAIGRPTVYDVAERAGVSIATVSFAFRRPDKVRSETREVVLRVARELGYVPSGSARNLARGRTGVLGLHLFDLLVESATPLELDPARPVPPERGRLTDLADLDLDGGLLAWDSDEDSRRSEPRTFPLYVDEIQRGFVLECKRNGSAVLLSTGGLGASEIADTAGQVDGLAILPGATVNASLGSVASTLPVVVLSSPIGHAHHVLADNVGGERMLVDHFVRTHGARSFGWIDAPAGFDTDERRTAFFDAVAAHPGASAEVLDVVDLERAPSFPELTGRIRAGALPDALLCATDQLALATLDVLHAHGVDVPRQVGLAGFDGIQAARMSTPPLTTVRQPMELMGRLAAHLLLNDPADGTLDRRSVRVEVELRVGGSCGCEAGAVSR; encoded by the coding sequence ATGGCGATCGGGCGTCCCACCGTCTATGACGTCGCGGAACGGGCCGGGGTGTCGATCGCGACGGTGTCGTTCGCGTTCCGGCGGCCCGACAAGGTGCGCAGCGAGACCCGCGAGGTGGTGCTGCGTGTCGCGCGCGAGCTCGGCTACGTCCCGAGCGGTTCGGCCCGCAACCTCGCGCGCGGTCGCACCGGGGTGCTGGGACTGCACCTGTTCGACCTGCTGGTCGAATCGGCGACCCCGCTCGAGCTCGATCCCGCTCGGCCCGTGCCGCCCGAGCGGGGCCGACTCACCGACCTCGCCGATCTCGACCTCGACGGGGGCCTGCTCGCCTGGGACTCGGATGAGGACAGCCGTCGGAGCGAGCCGCGCACGTTCCCGCTCTACGTCGACGAGATCCAGCGCGGCTTCGTTCTCGAATGCAAACGCAACGGGTCGGCGGTGCTGCTGAGCACCGGCGGCCTGGGCGCCTCCGAGATCGCCGACACGGCCGGCCAGGTCGACGGCCTCGCGATCCTGCCGGGTGCGACCGTCAACGCCTCGCTCGGCTCGGTCGCCTCGACCCTGCCGGTGGTCGTGCTGAGCTCGCCGATCGGCCACGCGCATCACGTCCTCGCCGACAACGTCGGCGGCGAGCGGATGCTCGTCGACCACTTCGTGCGGACGCACGGCGCACGATCGTTCGGATGGATCGATGCGCCCGCGGGCTTCGACACCGACGAACGGCGGACCGCGTTCTTCGATGCCGTCGCGGCGCACCCGGGAGCCTCCGCCGAGGTGCTCGACGTCGTCGACCTCGAGCGCGCGCCGTCGTTTCCCGAACTCACCGGCCGCATCCGCGCCGGCGCGCTGCCGGACGCACTGCTGTGCGCCACCGACCAGCTGGCTCTCGCGACGCTCGACGTGCTCCATGCCCACGGCGTCGACGTGCCGCGTCAGGTCGGATTGGCCGGGTTCGACGGCATCCAGGCGGCACGGATGTCGACGCCGCCGCTGACGACTGTGCGTCAGCCCATGGAGCTGATGGGACGGCTCGCGGCGCATCTGCTGCTGAACGATCCCGCGGACGGCACGCTCGACCGGCGCAGCGTCCGCGTCGAGGTCGAGCTGCGCGTCGGGGGCAGCTGCGGCTGCGAGGCCGGCGCCGTCAGTCGATGA
- a CDS encoding sugar ABC transporter substrate-binding protein has translation MKFKTVAGGVATLTAFALVLTGCGRADDTASGPAEVTSIDDSPATGTLSVWAMGAEGEALPEFVAEFEKANPDVKIDVTAIPWDAAHNKIQTAIAGGNTPDVAMMGSTWMADFGDAFATVPTEIPTDGFFPGALSTTEFDDRAAGVPWYVDTRVLYYRTDLAQQAGWTEAPTDWDELQQLAADMKEKAGADFGIRMPGGNDSFQGAMWMPWSAGAELIDGDSWTLDTPEMAAGLSYYQSFFDEGLADADADVSAGATEAEFVAGTTPMVVEGPFLRGQLELVGGEDFASKYATAVLPAAEESVSFSGGANLVVFENSANAESAWKLVRWLSEPETQVAFYEETGDLPALESAWDDPALADDASLTTFGEQLRTAKAPPVTTSWVQVAAKGDQALEQLRRGGADVASVLQKLQADADAIGVK, from the coding sequence GTGAAGTTCAAGACAGTGGCCGGCGGCGTGGCGACTCTGACCGCATTCGCCCTGGTGCTGACCGGATGCGGTCGCGCCGATGACACCGCCTCGGGGCCGGCCGAGGTCACCTCGATCGATGACAGCCCCGCCACCGGCACGCTCAGCGTCTGGGCCATGGGCGCCGAGGGCGAGGCTCTGCCGGAGTTCGTGGCCGAGTTCGAGAAGGCCAACCCCGACGTGAAGATCGACGTCACCGCCATTCCGTGGGATGCCGCGCACAACAAGATCCAGACCGCGATCGCGGGCGGCAACACCCCCGACGTCGCCATGATGGGCTCGACCTGGATGGCCGACTTCGGCGACGCCTTCGCGACTGTCCCCACCGAGATCCCCACCGACGGCTTCTTCCCCGGTGCGCTCAGCACGACGGAGTTCGACGACCGCGCGGCCGGAGTGCCCTGGTACGTCGACACCCGCGTGCTGTACTACCGCACCGACCTGGCACAGCAGGCCGGGTGGACGGAGGCGCCCACCGACTGGGACGAGCTGCAGCAGCTCGCCGCCGACATGAAGGAGAAGGCGGGGGCCGACTTCGGCATCCGGATGCCGGGCGGCAACGACTCGTTCCAGGGCGCCATGTGGATGCCGTGGTCCGCCGGCGCCGAGCTGATCGACGGTGACTCCTGGACGCTCGACACCCCCGAGATGGCGGCGGGGCTGTCGTACTACCAGAGCTTCTTCGACGAGGGCCTCGCCGACGCCGACGCCGACGTCTCGGCCGGCGCCACCGAGGCGGAGTTCGTCGCCGGCACCACCCCGATGGTCGTCGAGGGGCCGTTCCTGCGGGGACAGCTCGAGCTCGTGGGCGGCGAAGACTTCGCGTCGAAGTACGCGACCGCCGTGCTGCCGGCTGCCGAGGAGTCGGTGTCGTTCAGCGGCGGTGCCAACCTCGTCGTCTTCGAGAACAGTGCCAACGCCGAGTCGGCGTGGAAGCTCGTGCGCTGGCTGAGCGAGCCCGAGACGCAGGTCGCCTTCTACGAGGAGACCGGTGACCTCCCGGCGCTGGAGTCGGCGTGGGACGACCCCGCGCTCGCGGACGATGCGAGCCTGACGACCTTCGGCGAGCAGCTGCGGACCGCGAAGGCTCCGCCCGTCACGACCAGCTGGGTTCAGGTCGCCGCCAAGGGCGACCAGGCGCTCGAGCAGCTGCGCCGCGGCGGCGCCGACGTCGCCTCGGTGCTGCAGAAGCTGCAGGCCGACGCCGACGCCATCGGCGTGAAGTGA
- a CDS encoding carbohydrate ABC transporter permease: MSTSTLPAAGAVTDSGRGASRPGGLHARQRKRQALIAWAFCLPFVAVFAVFMLFPIVGSFAMSFTDFTARDITSPFAVNFVWLDQFATLFRDPRFLTSLGVTAVFVVVGIPVTMVLALALALALNSGGGRIVAFFRVGFYAPVVTSIVAVAVVWRYILQPEGLLNSALAVVGIDGPNWLNDPAFALPSLIMMAVWRNVGTLMVIFLAGLQAVPQDVNEAATMDGASSWRRLISVTLPLLRPTILLGAVLISVGYLQFFEEAFVMTKGGPLDSTLSVAYYTFQQFGFGEYGLASAASYVLFLAIALLSLLQFRLLRSKD, encoded by the coding sequence ATGTCCACCTCCACCCTCCCCGCGGCCGGAGCCGTCACCGACTCCGGCCGCGGGGCCTCCCGCCCCGGCGGCCTGCACGCGCGCCAGCGCAAGCGCCAGGCCCTCATCGCGTGGGCGTTCTGCCTCCCCTTCGTCGCGGTGTTCGCGGTCTTCATGCTCTTCCCGATCGTCGGGTCGTTCGCGATGTCGTTCACCGACTTCACCGCTCGCGACATCACCTCGCCGTTCGCGGTGAACTTCGTCTGGCTCGACCAGTTCGCGACCCTCTTCCGCGATCCCCGCTTCCTCACCTCGCTCGGAGTCACGGCGGTCTTCGTCGTCGTCGGCATCCCGGTGACGATGGTGCTGGCGCTCGCTCTCGCTCTCGCGCTCAACAGCGGGGGAGGACGCATCGTCGCGTTCTTCCGCGTCGGGTTCTACGCCCCCGTGGTCACGAGCATCGTCGCGGTGGCGGTCGTCTGGCGCTACATCCTGCAGCCCGAGGGCCTGCTGAACTCCGCTCTCGCGGTCGTCGGCATCGACGGGCCCAACTGGCTGAACGATCCCGCGTTCGCGTTGCCTTCGCTCATCATGATGGCTGTGTGGCGCAATGTCGGCACGTTGATGGTGATCTTCCTCGCCGGTCTCCAGGCGGTGCCGCAGGACGTCAACGAGGCGGCCACGATGGACGGGGCGTCCTCCTGGCGGCGCCTCATCTCGGTGACCCTGCCCCTGCTGCGTCCGACGATCCTGCTCGGAGCCGTCCTCATCTCGGTGGGCTACCTGCAGTTCTTCGAGGAGGCGTTCGTCATGACCAAGGGCGGGCCGCTCGATTCGACCCTGTCGGTCGCGTACTACACCTTCCAGCAGTTCGGCTTCGGTGAGTACGGCCTCGCATCGGCCGCCAGCTACGTCCTGTTCCTCGCCATCGCCCTGCTGAGCCTGCTGCAGTTCCGCCTGCTCCGTTCGAAGGACTGA
- a CDS encoding aspartate ammonia-lyase: protein MSMPTAATRTETDSLGSLEIPADAYWGVHTARALENFPVSQRPISVYRDLVRGLAMVKQASARANRDIGALDPERADLIDRASQRVIDGEFHDQFVVGVVQGGAGTSTNMNANEVITNVALEMAGREKGDYAYLSPIDHTNRSQSTNDVYPTAIKVGLGLDLQTLLDELGLLRASFLAKAVEFHDVLKVGRTQLQDAVPMTLGQEFHGFATTLGEDLERLGENASLLYEINMGATAIGTGITTHPDYRPSVVRHLREITGLDLSSAVDLVESTSDTGAFMSFSSSLKRNAIKLSKISNDLRLLSSGPQAGFGEINLPPRQAGSSIMPGKVNPVIPEVVNQVAFAVAGADLTVTMAVEGGQLQLNAFEPIIAHSIFQSITWMRRAMRTLRVNCVDGITANHERLGAMVGSSVGVVTALTPFIGYAAAAALAKTALLTHRNVGDLVVEAGLMSREEVDKQLSPARLSGLQAVTAAIPIVRADIDEDVAG, encoded by the coding sequence ATGAGCATGCCCACTGCCGCCACCCGCACCGAGACCGATTCGCTCGGATCGCTCGAGATCCCCGCCGACGCGTACTGGGGGGTGCACACGGCGCGAGCCCTCGAGAACTTCCCGGTCTCGCAGCGCCCGATCTCGGTGTATCGCGACCTCGTGCGCGGGCTGGCGATGGTGAAGCAGGCCTCGGCTCGCGCTAACCGCGACATCGGCGCCCTCGACCCGGAACGGGCCGACCTCATCGACCGCGCCTCGCAGCGGGTCATCGACGGCGAGTTCCACGACCAGTTCGTCGTCGGCGTGGTCCAGGGCGGCGCCGGCACGTCGACCAACATGAACGCCAACGAGGTCATCACCAACGTCGCGCTCGAGATGGCCGGCCGCGAGAAGGGCGACTACGCGTACCTGTCGCCGATCGACCACACCAATCGCAGCCAGTCCACGAACGATGTCTACCCGACCGCCATCAAGGTGGGGCTCGGGCTCGATCTGCAGACCCTGCTCGACGAGCTGGGGCTGCTGCGCGCGTCGTTCCTGGCCAAGGCTGTGGAGTTCCACGACGTGCTCAAGGTCGGCCGGACGCAGCTGCAGGATGCCGTTCCGATGACACTCGGGCAGGAGTTCCACGGCTTCGCCACCACCCTGGGCGAGGATCTCGAGCGCCTGGGCGAGAACGCCTCGCTGCTGTACGAGATCAACATGGGCGCCACCGCGATCGGCACGGGGATCACGACGCACCCCGACTACCGCCCCAGCGTCGTGCGGCACCTGCGCGAGATCACCGGTCTCGACCTGTCGAGCGCCGTCGACCTCGTCGAGTCGACGAGCGACACCGGCGCGTTCATGTCGTTCTCGTCCTCGCTCAAGCGCAACGCCATCAAGCTGTCGAAGATCAGCAACGACCTCCGGCTGCTCTCGAGCGGGCCGCAGGCGGGCTTCGGCGAGATCAACCTGCCGCCCCGGCAGGCGGGATCGAGCATCATGCCCGGCAAGGTCAACCCCGTCATCCCCGAGGTCGTCAATCAGGTCGCCTTCGCCGTCGCCGGCGCCGACCTCACGGTGACGATGGCGGTCGAGGGAGGGCAGCTGCAGCTGAACGCCTTCGAGCCGATCATCGCGCACTCGATCTTCCAGTCGATCACCTGGATGCGGCGTGCCATGCGCACCCTGCGCGTGAACTGCGTCGACGGCATCACGGCCAACCACGAGCGGCTCGGCGCCATGGTCGGATCGTCGGTGGGCGTCGTCACCGCCCTGACCCCGTTCATCGGATACGCGGCGGCCGCAGCTTTGGCCAAGACGGCGCTGCTGACCCACCGCAACGTGGGCGACCTCGTCGTCGAGGCGGGGCTGATGTCGCGCGAAGAGGTCGACAAGCAGCTCTCGCCGGCGCGCCTGTCGGGCCTGCAGGCGGTCACGGCGGCGATCCCGATCGTGCGTGCCGACATCGACGAGGATGTCGCGGGCTGA
- a CDS encoding glycoside hydrolase family 3 protein, with protein sequence MRPDFQTAPDGTRFRDLNGNGVLDPYEDPRLSPEERTDDLLARMSPAEKIGLMFQTVIEIGPEGELLETPGAISKSPTSDVVVGKNMSHFNVHAIRTAREGARWNNHLQRLAESTPHGIPVTISTDPRHAFVENTGVAFSAGPFSQWPEPLGLAALDDLDVIERFADVARREYCAVGIRAALHPQIDLPTEARWGRQAQTFGFDAERVSQITAAYLRGFQGEQLGAESVACTTKHFPGGGPQLDGEDAHFPYGREQAYPGGMFDYHLEPFREAIRRGTAGMMPYYGMPVGLERNGVPIAEVGFAYNRQIITDLLRDELGYDGVVVTDWELVNDNHVGDQVLPARAWGVEELDPTERMLRLLDAGVDQFGGEECTELLVDLVERGVVPIERVDASARRILLVKFRLGLFDDPYVDEDEAERIVGNADFRALGERAQAESLTVLQNRDGVLPFAAMSRPRIYAENIGDEALAAVGERVQRPEDADVAVVRVGAPFEPRDDLFLEKWFHQGSLEFGPGLVARLARVAAHAPLVLVVGLDRPAIVTPLVPVASAIVADYGSSDAAVLAALTGAVPPRGHLPVEIPRSMEQVRRSRTDVPGDTVDPIFPRGTGLSIVTA encoded by the coding sequence ATGCGACCCGACTTCCAGACCGCACCCGACGGCACGCGCTTCCGCGACCTCAACGGCAACGGGGTGCTCGACCCGTACGAGGACCCCCGCCTGAGCCCTGAGGAGCGCACCGACGACCTGCTGGCGCGGATGTCGCCGGCCGAGAAGATCGGGCTGATGTTCCAGACCGTCATCGAGATCGGTCCCGAAGGCGAACTGCTCGAGACCCCCGGGGCGATCTCGAAGTCGCCGACCTCGGATGTCGTCGTGGGCAAGAACATGAGCCACTTCAACGTCCACGCGATCCGCACCGCGCGCGAGGGCGCCCGCTGGAACAACCACCTGCAGCGTCTGGCCGAGAGCACGCCGCACGGCATCCCGGTCACGATCAGCACCGATCCGCGGCACGCCTTCGTCGAGAACACCGGCGTGGCGTTCTCGGCCGGTCCGTTCTCGCAGTGGCCCGAGCCGCTGGGCCTCGCCGCCCTCGATGACCTCGACGTCATCGAGCGGTTCGCCGACGTCGCGCGGCGCGAGTACTGCGCCGTCGGCATCCGCGCGGCGCTGCATCCGCAGATCGATCTGCCGACCGAGGCCCGGTGGGGTCGGCAGGCGCAGACCTTCGGGTTCGACGCCGAGCGGGTCTCGCAGATCACCGCGGCGTACCTGCGCGGGTTCCAGGGCGAGCAGCTCGGCGCCGAGAGCGTCGCGTGCACGACCAAGCACTTCCCCGGCGGCGGCCCGCAGCTCGACGGCGAGGACGCCCACTTCCCTTACGGGCGCGAGCAGGCGTACCCGGGCGGGATGTTCGACTACCACCTCGAGCCGTTCCGCGAGGCGATCCGGCGCGGCACCGCCGGCATGATGCCCTACTACGGCATGCCCGTCGGGCTGGAGCGGAACGGAGTGCCGATCGCCGAGGTCGGGTTCGCCTACAACCGGCAGATCATCACCGACCTGCTGCGCGACGAGCTGGGCTATGACGGCGTGGTCGTCACCGACTGGGAGCTCGTCAACGACAACCACGTCGGCGACCAGGTCCTGCCCGCCCGCGCCTGGGGGGTTGAAGAGCTCGACCCGACCGAGCGCATGCTGCGCCTGCTCGACGCCGGTGTGGACCAGTTCGGCGGCGAGGAGTGCACGGAGCTGCTGGTCGACCTCGTCGAGCGCGGGGTCGTGCCGATCGAACGCGTCGACGCCTCGGCCCGCCGCATCCTGCTCGTGAAGTTCCGCCTCGGCCTGTTCGACGACCCGTACGTCGACGAGGACGAGGCCGAGCGCATCGTCGGCAACGCCGACTTCCGCGCCCTCGGCGAGCGGGCGCAGGCCGAGTCGCTGACCGTGCTGCAGAACCGCGACGGCGTGCTGCCGTTCGCGGCGATGTCGCGCCCCCGGATCTACGCCGAGAACATCGGCGACGAGGCGCTCGCCGCCGTCGGCGAGCGAGTGCAGCGACCCGAGGATGCCGACGTCGCGGTGGTCCGCGTCGGGGCGCCCTTCGAGCCGCGCGACGACCTCTTCCTCGAGAAGTGGTTCCACCAGGGGTCGCTCGAGTTCGGACCGGGGCTCGTCGCCCGGCTGGCCCGAGTCGCGGCGCACGCCCCGCTCGTGCTGGTCGTCGGGCTCGATCGACCCGCGATCGTGACGCCGCTCGTACCGGTGGCGTCGGCGATCGTCGCCGACTACGGCAGCTCGGATGCCGCGGTCCTGGCGGCCCTGACCGGTGCCGTGCCGCCACGCGGGCACCTGCCCGTCGAGATCCCGCGCTCGATGGAGCAGGTCCGACGCTCGCGCACCGACGTGCCGGGCGACACGGTCGACCCGATCTTCCCGCGCGGCACCGGTCTGTCGATCGTGACGGCATGA
- a CDS encoding fumarylacetoacetate hydrolase family protein → MRFAHVMTAGADEPRLVLVDDDRATFVGDLFDGAPERLQQLVELGDEGLARVAEAAAADAVAWHELDGVTYASAVLNPPIVLAVGLNYAAHSSELGLKADSAPTVFTLWPNSLTAHEATTSWPRSLSESVDYESELGVIIGRPAKNVAADTALDHVWGYTVVNDITARDIQFSEAQWSRCKSFDGFTPTGPVVVTADEIPDPQNLHIWAVVDGQTVQDASTGQMIRSVATLVAHLSTAATLLPGTLISTGSPGGAGYSRDPQIFLRDRSVVTVGIDGIGELRTHCRIID, encoded by the coding sequence ATGCGCTTTGCCCACGTGATGACCGCGGGGGCCGACGAACCCCGTCTCGTGCTCGTCGATGACGACCGGGCCACATTCGTCGGCGACCTGTTCGACGGCGCACCCGAGCGGTTGCAGCAGCTGGTCGAGCTCGGCGACGAGGGTCTGGCCCGTGTCGCCGAGGCCGCAGCGGCAGACGCGGTCGCTTGGCACGAGCTCGACGGAGTCACCTACGCGTCGGCCGTGCTCAACCCCCCGATCGTGCTCGCCGTCGGGCTGAACTACGCCGCCCACTCCAGCGAGCTGGGACTCAAGGCCGACAGCGCACCGACCGTGTTCACGCTGTGGCCGAACTCGCTCACCGCCCACGAGGCGACGACCTCGTGGCCGCGCAGCCTCAGCGAGTCGGTCGACTACGAGTCCGAGCTCGGCGTCATCATCGGCCGTCCGGCGAAGAACGTCGCCGCCGACACCGCCCTCGACCACGTCTGGGGCTACACCGTCGTCAACGACATCACCGCCCGCGACATCCAGTTCTCCGAGGCGCAGTGGTCGCGCTGCAAGTCGTTCGACGGCTTCACCCCCACCGGACCCGTCGTCGTGACCGCCGACGAGATCCCCGACCCGCAGAACCTGCACATCTGGGCCGTCGTGGACGGGCAGACGGTGCAGGATGCCTCGACGGGCCAGATGATCCGGTCGGTCGCGACGCTCGTCGCCCACCTGTCGACGGCTGCGACGCTGCTGCCGGGAACGCTCATCTCGACCGGCAGCCCCGGCGGCGCCGGCTACTCGCGCGACCCGCAGATCTTCCTGCGCGACCGCTCGGTCGTCACGGTGGGCATCGACGGCATCGGCGAGCTGCGCACCCACTGCCGCATCATCGACTGA
- a CDS encoding carbohydrate ABC transporter permease, giving the protein MTTIPAPVVDTVTPPPAPRRRRRRFGPRAITYTVLTVGLALWLIPFVWMLLGSVKTQGEILQRPPTWLPENPTGENFAQWFGPLDFGHFFVNSLVVAVVTVLGNIVFCSMVGYALAKMEFPGKRVLFVLVMVTLMVPGVVTFVPLFVMVSSLGLVNTYPALILPFITAPIGVFLMRQFIQGIPDALLEAARLDGAGEWRIFSRIVMPLCGPPLATLGILTFLASWNNFLWPLVSAQTEDMYTLPVALSLYSTGQNATNYGLLLAGSVLVIAPIIVLFIFLQRWFIRGVATTGLK; this is encoded by the coding sequence ATGACCACGATCCCCGCCCCCGTGGTGGACACCGTCACGCCGCCACCCGCCCCGCGGCGCCGCCGCCGTCGGTTCGGTCCGCGTGCGATCACCTACACCGTCCTGACCGTCGGCCTCGCGCTGTGGCTGATCCCGTTCGTCTGGATGCTGCTCGGCTCGGTCAAGACGCAGGGCGAGATCCTGCAGCGGCCGCCGACATGGCTGCCCGAGAACCCGACGGGCGAGAACTTTGCGCAGTGGTTCGGACCGCTCGACTTCGGGCACTTCTTCGTCAACAGCCTCGTCGTGGCCGTCGTCACGGTGCTCGGCAACATCGTGTTCTGCTCGATGGTCGGCTACGCGCTGGCGAAGATGGAGTTTCCCGGCAAGCGCGTGCTGTTCGTCCTCGTGATGGTGACGCTCATGGTGCCCGGCGTCGTGACATTCGTGCCGTTGTTCGTCATGGTGTCGTCGCTCGGGCTGGTCAACACCTACCCGGCGCTCATCCTGCCCTTCATCACCGCCCCCATCGGCGTCTTCCTCATGCGCCAGTTCATCCAGGGCATCCCCGACGCCCTGCTCGAGGCGGCACGGCTCGACGGGGCGGGGGAGTGGCGCATCTTCTCCCGCATCGTGATGCCGCTGTGCGGTCCGCCGCTCGCGACGCTCGGAATCCTCACGTTCCTGGCGTCGTGGAACAACTTCCTCTGGCCGCTCGTGTCGGCCCAGACCGAGGACATGTACACGCTTCCGGTGGCGCTGTCGCTCTACTCGACGGGGCAGAACGCCACCAACTACGGGCTGCTGCTCGCCGGCTCGGTCCTGGTCATCGCCCCGATCATCGTGCTGTTCATCTTCCTGCAGCGCTGGTTCATCCGCGGCGTGGCCACGACCGGCCTCAAGTGA
- a CDS encoding phosphodiesterase, with the protein MTSREPSDARVQFGRHAPAEHVIVHLSDTHLLAGGAALGGRYDVEANLAATLAAVERTGVRPDALVFTGDLTDLGEPDAYRRLRDAVEPVAERLGAPVVWVAGNHDERPAMRAGLMDAAAPGDRDDAPLTGVWDLRGLRLVALDSTVPGWHHGQIDADQLAWLAEVLAEPAPHGTILALHHPPLPSHIPFFDILELREQDAFADVIRGTDVRGILAGHLHYSTSGTFAGVPVSVASATCYTMNLQRPAAAVNGMDAGQAFQLVHVYDDVITHAVVPVVEAPTGDYFSAEWTARMAALTPQERLEAFSRKR; encoded by the coding sequence ATGACCTCCCGCGAACCGTCCGACGCCCGCGTGCAATTCGGTCGCCACGCCCCGGCCGAGCACGTGATCGTCCACCTCAGCGACACGCACCTGCTCGCCGGCGGCGCCGCGCTCGGCGGCCGGTACGACGTCGAGGCGAACCTCGCGGCCACGCTCGCCGCGGTCGAGCGCACCGGCGTGCGCCCCGACGCCCTCGTGTTCACCGGTGACCTCACCGACCTCGGTGAGCCCGACGCCTACCGACGGCTGCGCGATGCGGTCGAGCCGGTCGCCGAGCGGCTCGGCGCCCCGGTCGTGTGGGTGGCCGGCAACCACGATGAGCGTCCCGCGATGCGCGCGGGACTGATGGATGCCGCGGCGCCGGGCGATCGTGACGACGCGCCGTTGACGGGTGTCTGGGACCTGCGCGGACTCCGGCTCGTCGCGCTCGATTCGACGGTGCCGGGATGGCATCACGGGCAGATCGACGCCGATCAGCTCGCGTGGCTCGCGGAGGTTCTCGCCGAGCCGGCGCCCCACGGCACGATCCTCGCGCTGCACCACCCGCCGCTTCCGAGCCACATACCGTTCTTCGACATCCTCGAGCTGCGCGAGCAGGACGCCTTCGCCGACGTCATCCGCGGCACCGACGTGCGCGGCATCCTCGCCGGTCATCTGCATTACTCGACCTCGGGCACGTTCGCCGGTGTTCCCGTGAGCGTCGCGTCGGCGACCTGCTACACGATGAACCTGCAGCGCCCCGCCGCCGCGGTCAACGGCATGGATGCCGGCCAGGCCTTCCAGCTCGTGCACGTGTACGACGACGTGATCACCCACGCCGTCGTGCCCGTCGTCGAGGCCCCGACGGGCGACTACTTCTCGGCCGAGTGGACCGCTCGCATGGCGGCCCTCACGCCGCAGGAGCGGCTCGAGGCTTTTTCGCGCAAGCGCTGA
- a CDS encoding DUF4190 domain-containing protein, with protein MTAVANVGGVHRFSTDPGDPMTDPNNPSAPQPPAYQPPAYPTSSSDTSYGNPNAPVPGKTLGIVAFILSFFAQLVALVLGIVALVQSKKAGHKNGFALAAIIISAVLMVIGIIVAIVLFTIFGNVANDVYQACVVEGADTVTVWGQTQSCADMR; from the coding sequence GTGACCGCTGTCGCTAACGTCGGTGGTGTTCATCGCTTCTCGACCGACCCGGGGGACCCCATGACCGACCCGAACAACCCGTCCGCGCCGCAGCCTCCGGCCTACCAGCCGCCGGCTTACCCGACCTCGTCCTCCGACACCTCGTACGGCAACCCCAACGCGCCCGTGCCCGGCAAGACGCTCGGCATCGTCGCGTTCATCCTGTCGTTCTTCGCTCAGCTCGTCGCACTGGTGCTGGGCATCGTCGCGCTGGTGCAGAGCAAGAAGGCGGGGCACAAGAACGGTTTCGCTCTCGCGGCGATCATCATCAGCGCCGTCCTCATGGTGATCGGCATCATCGTGGCGATCGTGCTGTTCACGATCTTCGGCAACGTGGCCAACGACGTCTACCAGGCGTGCGTCGTCGAAGGCGCCGACACGGTGACGGTGTGGGGCCAGACCCAGTCCTGCGCCGACATGCGCTGA